The following proteins are encoded in a genomic region of Vibrio tasmaniensis:
- a CDS encoding ion transporter, producing the protein MSRKPLKHHLYVIIFGTHTPAGRAFDISLIVAILASLLVLILESIPNVMTEWSQQLRYIEYTFTALFTLEYLLRLYCSPKPKSYATSFYGVVDLLAILPTYLAIIFPGASFMGVVRLLRVMRIFRILKLVRYLQDSNILLRSLLMARRKILIFFSTVGILVVIFGALIFVIEGPENGFTSIPHSIYWAIVTITTVGYGDMIPQTALGKAIASLTMLLGYSILAVPTGIITAELSNEMNSHKELVKCPNCNRAGHDSDAMYCKHCASELADPDKRVVTDETE; encoded by the coding sequence ATGTCACGCAAGCCACTCAAGCATCATTTGTACGTCATTATCTTTGGTACTCACACGCCAGCCGGACGGGCATTTGATATTTCTCTGATCGTTGCAATCTTGGCTTCGCTATTGGTTCTGATCTTAGAGTCCATCCCTAATGTCATGACCGAATGGTCACAACAGCTGCGTTATATCGAATACACCTTTACAGCACTCTTCACTCTTGAATATTTGTTAAGGCTCTATTGTTCTCCGAAACCAAAATCTTACGCCACCAGCTTTTATGGTGTTGTTGACCTCTTAGCGATTCTTCCGACCTACCTAGCGATCATCTTCCCAGGCGCTTCATTTATGGGTGTGGTGAGACTGCTGCGTGTGATGCGTATCTTCCGAATCCTAAAACTGGTTCGCTACCTGCAAGATTCAAACATTCTGTTACGTTCACTGTTAATGGCAAGACGAAAGATACTGATCTTTTTCAGCACAGTGGGCATCTTAGTTGTTATCTTCGGCGCGCTTATCTTTGTTATTGAAGGGCCAGAAAACGGCTTCACAAGCATTCCCCACAGTATTTATTGGGCAATAGTAACCATTACTACGGTTGGCTACGGTGACATGATCCCTCAAACCGCGTTAGGTAAAGCGATCGCATCTCTGACCATGCTACTGGGTTACTCTATTTTAGCGGTACCGACAGGGATTATTACTGCAGAGCTCAGCAACGAGATGAACTCGCACAAAGAGTTGGTAAAGTGTCCAAACTGTAACCGCGCCGGCCATGATTCGGATGCTATGTATTGCAAACACTGTGCGAGTGAATTGGCAGACCCCGACAAGCGTGTCGTCACTGACGAGACAGAATAA
- a CDS encoding prepilin-type N-terminal cleavage/methylation domain-containing protein — protein sequence MKATQKGFTLIELVVVIVILGVLAVVAAPKFLNIQDDARASVIEGVGAALRGASEIGYGKGILEGFERDQWADKATEDDSGRQYHYGFPAVKPKGMPLFIELDASNKISDGTEFVWAPYDTYRPGNTAPVYMIFTLSELIEGNSTYASKEEIEATQCYARYEIHAFSDSSGAEAKVVTETSGC from the coding sequence ATGAAAGCAACCCAAAAAGGTTTTACTCTTATTGAGTTAGTCGTTGTTATCGTTATTTTAGGTGTTTTAGCGGTTGTCGCAGCACCTAAGTTTTTAAACATTCAGGATGATGCTAGAGCTTCAGTTATAGAAGGTGTTGGAGCAGCTTTGAGGGGTGCCTCAGAAATTGGCTATGGGAAGGGGATTCTTGAGGGGTTCGAACGCGATCAGTGGGCTGATAAAGCAACCGAAGATGACAGCGGTAGACAGTATCACTATGGGTTCCCAGCAGTTAAACCCAAAGGGATGCCTCTCTTTATAGAACTAGATGCTTCGAATAAAATATCTGACGGTACAGAGTTTGTTTGGGCGCCTTACGATACTTATCGCCCTGGAAACACGGCACCCGTGTATATGATCTTTACTTTGTCAGAATTAATCGAAGGAAATTCGACTTATGCAAGTAAAGAAGAGATAGAAGCTACTCAGTGTTATGCACGTTATGAAATACATGCTTTTTCAGACAGCAGTGGCGCAGAAGCTAAAGTAGTGACAGAAACCAGCGGTTGCTAA
- the asd gene encoding aspartate-semialdehyde dehydrogenase, with amino-acid sequence MRVGLVGWRGMVGSVLMQRMVEEKDFDLIEPVYYSTSQIGIPAPVLGGKDAGLLQDAFDIDSLKQLDAVITCQGGDYTSKVYPALRQAGWKGYWIDAASTLRMDADSIITLDPVNLAQIQQGIHGGTNTFVGGNCTVSLMLMALGGLYEKGMVEWMSAMTYQAASGAGAKNMRELISQMGVINDSVSSELANPSSSILDIDKKVADTIRSSSFPTDQFGAPLAGSLIPWIDVKRENGQSKEEWKAGVEANKILGLDGQPIPIDGTCVRIGAMRCHAQALTIKLKQDVPMDEIEEIIATHNDWVKVIPNDRDITAQELTPAKVTGTMSVPVGRLRKMSMGNDFLNAFTVGDQLLWGAAEPLRRTLRIILAEKA; translated from the coding sequence ATGAGAGTAGGTCTAGTTGGTTGGCGCGGTATGGTTGGTTCTGTACTGATGCAACGTATGGTTGAAGAGAAAGACTTCGACTTGATTGAACCTGTTTATTACAGTACATCTCAGATTGGCATTCCAGCCCCTGTTTTAGGCGGTAAAGATGCGGGTCTACTTCAAGACGCTTTTGATATTGATAGCCTAAAACAACTTGATGCGGTGATTACCTGTCAAGGTGGAGACTACACATCAAAAGTATACCCAGCACTGCGTCAAGCGGGTTGGAAAGGTTACTGGATTGATGCGGCTTCTACTTTACGTATGGACGCGGATTCAATCATCACTCTTGATCCTGTTAACTTGGCTCAAATTCAACAAGGCATCCACGGTGGTACTAACACTTTCGTTGGCGGTAACTGTACTGTGAGCTTAATGCTTATGGCTTTGGGTGGTCTATACGAGAAAGGCATGGTTGAGTGGATGAGTGCCATGACTTACCAAGCCGCTTCCGGTGCGGGCGCTAAGAACATGCGTGAACTGATCTCACAAATGGGTGTGATCAACGATAGCGTAAGTTCAGAGCTAGCAAACCCTTCAAGTTCAATTCTTGATATCGATAAGAAAGTCGCTGATACCATTCGTTCATCTTCATTTCCAACCGATCAGTTCGGTGCTCCGCTTGCGGGCTCACTGATTCCTTGGATCGATGTGAAGCGCGAAAACGGTCAAAGCAAAGAAGAGTGGAAAGCCGGCGTGGAAGCGAACAAGATTCTTGGTCTAGATGGTCAGCCAATCCCAATTGATGGCACTTGTGTACGAATCGGTGCAATGCGTTGTCACGCTCAAGCACTAACTATTAAGCTTAAGCAAGACGTGCCAATGGATGAGATCGAAGAGATCATCGCGACGCACAATGATTGGGTTAAAGTGATTCCTAATGACCGCGACATCACGGCACAGGAACTAACACCAGCGAAAGTAACAGGCACAATGTCTGTACCAGTCGGTCGTCTGCGTAAGATGTCGATGGGTAACGATTTCCTAAATGCGTTCACGGTAGGTGACCAATTACTTTGGGGTGCTGCAGAACCACTACGCCGTACTTTACGCATTATCCTTGCTGAGAAAGCGTAG